From the genome of Paludisphaera rhizosphaerae, one region includes:
- a CDS encoding proprotein convertase P-domain-containing protein — protein sequence MTQLRHARRSRIRRVRWQVEILERREVLTAVGVAVPTVLAAGETMTPHGSSAPYGMTPAQVRHAYGFDSVTFGSIVGDGSGQTIAIIDAYDDPKFVSSTSPSFASSDLHAFDVAFGLPDPVFTKVNQTGGTSYPTGNTGWGMEIALDVEWAHAVAPGASILLVEASSSSIANLFAAVNYAKAQPGVAAVSMSFGASEFSSETSYDSTFTTPSGHAGVTFLASTGDSGAPAGYPAYSPNVVAVGGTTLSVASDGTYVSESGWSSGGGGISKYESKPSYQSAVTQSSTKRTTPDVSLDANPSSGVAVYDSYSQGSAAPWIQVGGTSASSPMWAGLVAIADQGRAIAGQSSMDGATQTLPALYAAPSSVFHDITSGSNGYSAGSGYDLVTGLGSPIVPSVVAALGGGSTTTPPTTPPSDPPTTTTTSYAAAGLPAAIPDLGSVSSSVAVPADVVVGNLTVTLSLTHTYDSDLVITLTSPSGRVITLSNRNGGSGDNYTNTTFDSTASTSITRGSAPFTGTFAPQGSLGVFNGLDAKGTWTLKVSDVAYLDKGTLLSWSLSITGTAGTAAPAVVHSAAAAATFATTTPTASDVPFLAALATGPSSSKATTPAAVVKAATTLGAASTARSSRYIPQATRWTSTLATASGLAPA from the coding sequence ATGACGCAGCTTCGTCACGCGCGCCGTTCGCGCATTCGCCGCGTTCGTTGGCAGGTTGAGATCCTGGAACGGAGAGAGGTCCTCACCGCCGTGGGCGTCGCCGTGCCGACGGTCCTGGCGGCGGGCGAGACGATGACCCCGCACGGGTCCTCGGCTCCTTACGGCATGACCCCGGCGCAGGTCCGTCACGCCTACGGATTCGACTCGGTGACGTTCGGGTCGATCGTCGGCGACGGCAGCGGCCAGACGATCGCCATCATCGACGCTTACGACGATCCGAAGTTCGTCAGCAGCACGTCGCCGTCGTTCGCCTCCAGCGACCTGCACGCCTTCGACGTCGCGTTCGGCCTGCCCGACCCGGTCTTCACCAAGGTCAACCAGACCGGCGGCACGAGCTACCCGACCGGCAACACGGGCTGGGGGATGGAGATCGCCCTGGACGTGGAGTGGGCGCACGCCGTCGCTCCCGGGGCGAGCATCCTGCTGGTGGAAGCCAGTTCGTCCAGCATCGCCAACCTGTTCGCGGCGGTGAACTACGCCAAGGCCCAGCCCGGGGTCGCGGCCGTCTCCATGAGCTTCGGCGCGTCTGAGTTCTCCAGCGAGACCAGTTACGACTCCACCTTCACCACGCCTTCCGGCCACGCGGGGGTGACCTTCCTGGCCTCCACCGGAGACAGCGGCGCGCCGGCTGGATATCCGGCGTACTCCCCGAACGTCGTGGCGGTCGGCGGCACGACGCTTTCGGTCGCCTCGGACGGGACCTACGTGAGCGAGTCCGGATGGTCGAGCGGCGGCGGCGGGATCAGCAAGTACGAATCGAAGCCGAGCTACCAGTCGGCCGTCACGCAGTCCAGCACCAAGCGGACCACGCCCGACGTCTCGCTCGACGCCAACCCCAGCTCCGGCGTGGCGGTGTACGATTCGTACAGCCAGGGCTCGGCCGCTCCCTGGATCCAGGTCGGCGGCACCAGCGCGTCGTCGCCGATGTGGGCCGGCCTGGTCGCGATCGCCGACCAGGGCCGGGCGATCGCCGGCCAGTCCTCAATGGACGGCGCCACGCAGACCCTGCCGGCGCTGTACGCCGCGCCGTCGTCGGTCTTCCATGACATCACCTCCGGCAGCAACGGCTACTCCGCCGGCTCCGGTTACGACCTGGTAACGGGCCTGGGGAGCCCCATCGTGCCGTCGGTCGTCGCCGCGCTGGGGGGCGGCTCGACCACGACTCCGCCGACCACCCCGCCGAGCGATCCGCCGACCACGACGACGACCTCTTACGCGGCCGCCGGTCTGCCAGCGGCGATCCCCGACCTCGGCTCGGTAAGTTCCTCGGTGGCGGTGCCGGCCGACGTGGTCGTGGGGAACCTGACCGTCACCCTGAGCCTCACCCACACCTACGACTCGGACCTGGTGATCACGCTCACCTCGCCGTCAGGCCGGGTGATCACGCTCTCCAATCGCAACGGCGGGTCGGGCGACAACTACACGAACACCACGTTCGATTCGACCGCGTCCACATCGATCACCCGCGGCTCGGCCCCGTTCACCGGCACGTTCGCCCCGCAGGGCTCGCTCGGCGTGTTCAACGGGCTGGACGCCAAGGGGACCTGGACGCTGAAGGTCTCGGACGTGGCGTACCTGGACAAGGGGACGTTGCTGTCGTGGTCGCTGTCGATCACCGGCACGGCCGGCACGGCCGCCCCGGCGGTCGTCCACTCCGCAGCGGCGGCGGCGACGTTCGCGACGACGACCCCGACGGCCTCGGACGTCCCCTTCCTCGCCGCGCTGGCGACCGGGCCGTCTTCCAGCA
- a CDS encoding DUF1559 domain-containing protein, translating into MNRPKRLGFTLIELLVVIAIIAVLIALLLPAVQSAREAARRAQCVNNLKQLGLASANAESATGAFIPGFGPDFNAAVIGGTCGSRPNVMAQLLPYLELGSTYNAFNFEWCLSGYGLTTANGTAQMQIVSAYVCPSDPSSVKFFDLGYTNYCASLGATAAQRLGTTATSFESNTARAGIFNVVGLDTTSSTFPNKNRALPVTVASVTDGTSNTALFSETKRSKAANTTADAAGWTSGILPTDPVNFIYISNGDLGVASNCYYNGPGYAGRLTYRGQQYYRNLPINGYYSHTLTPNSKWFDCGVFGTAFNNGHMAARSFHFGGANTGFADGSVRFIKDAISLPTWLALGTRAGGEVVSADAY; encoded by the coding sequence ATGAATCGTCCCAAGCGTCTTGGCTTCACGCTGATCGAATTGCTGGTGGTGATCGCGATCATCGCCGTGCTGATCGCCCTGCTGCTGCCGGCCGTGCAGAGCGCCCGCGAGGCCGCCCGTCGCGCCCAGTGCGTCAACAACCTGAAGCAGCTCGGCCTGGCCTCGGCCAACGCCGAGTCGGCCACCGGAGCCTTCATCCCCGGCTTCGGCCCCGACTTCAACGCCGCCGTCATCGGGGGGACCTGCGGTTCCCGCCCCAACGTGATGGCCCAGCTCCTGCCGTACCTGGAACTGGGGAGCACGTACAACGCGTTCAACTTCGAGTGGTGCCTCAGCGGCTACGGGCTCACCACGGCCAATGGGACGGCCCAGATGCAGATCGTCTCGGCGTACGTCTGCCCCTCGGACCCCAGCTCCGTCAAGTTCTTCGACCTGGGGTACACCAACTACTGCGCCAGCCTTGGGGCGACCGCGGCCCAGCGGCTCGGCACAACGGCGACCTCCTTCGAATCGAACACCGCCCGCGCGGGCATCTTCAACGTCGTCGGCCTGGACACGACGTCCTCGACCTTCCCCAACAAGAATCGGGCCCTGCCGGTCACGGTCGCCTCGGTGACCGACGGCACCAGCAACACGGCCCTTTTCTCTGAGACGAAGCGCAGCAAGGCGGCCAACACCACCGCCGACGCCGCCGGGTGGACCTCCGGCATCCTGCCGACCGACCCGGTGAACTTCATCTACATCAGCAACGGCGACCTGGGCGTGGCCTCGAACTGCTACTACAACGGCCCGGGCTACGCCGGCCGGCTTACCTATCGCGGCCAGCAGTACTACCGCAACCTGCCGATCAACGGCTACTACAGCCACACCCTGACGCCGAACTCCAAGTGGTTCGACTGCGGCGTCTTCGGCACGGCCTTCAACAACGGCCACATGGCGGCCAGAAGCTTCCACTTCGGGGGCGCAAACACCGGCTTCGCCGACGGCTCGGTCCGCTTCATCAAGGATGCGATCAGCCTGCCGACGTGGCTCGCCCTGGGAACCAGGGCCGGCGGCGAAGTCGTCAGCGCCGACGCGTACTGA
- the gyrB gene encoding DNA topoisomerase (ATP-hydrolyzing) subunit B — translation MDLTKNEGVDANVIEGEAGNGHGAAVGGEGSYTSANIRVLEGIEAVRKRPGMYIGDTTTRGLHHLVYEVVDNSIDEAMAGYCKNIVVTIHADGSASIVDDGRGIPVDAHGDSGKSTLEIVLTKVHAGGKFDHDTYKVSGGLHGVGVTVVNALSEWLEAEVRRDGQIWRQQYEQGAAMGPVKPHGPAKSTGTTIRFLPDATIFTTIEFSYDVLEKRLRELAFLNKGVRIHLVDERGEGEPRRDEFFSSEGLSEFVVYLNRAQTPFHPPVLFSGRDDVAAVEVDVAMQYNDSISEMVVSYCNNINTIEGGTHLTGFRTALTRTLNQYAKNAAPANKKDLVITGEDFKEGLTAIVSVRVPDPQFEGQTKTKLGNGEVEGIVARVVNDKLAEYLENNPATAKKIVAKAQLAAEAREAARKARELVRNRKGVLSGGGLPGKLMDCTTHDQDSSELFLVEGDSAGGTAEGGRDRLYQAILPLRGKILNVERARLDRVLGNEEVRNIITAVGNGIGEEEDPTKRRYGKVVMMSDADVDGSHIRTLLMTFFYRQMPRLVAEGHLYVAQPPLYMLAGGKKDRRYVQTEEQMTGILMSAGLADAVLVPADAPVADATDGPTSIPGAIDGERLKHLVELGGAIEHGLRAFGRRNRPLREFLGYAHPATDAKADHRAGLLPLFLIEDDHGHETPYWSQEEYDAAHDSATESSEEAAKPTHRVHEFLEVKTLNKHLARLRDEYGLRAESLLAHEVTGDEPPPRFILHRDGEEHSLLDLRSLAPTIRKLGEKGIKITRFKGLGEMDAEQLWETTMDPSRRTLLQVRLDDVAAANDLFTTLMGDDVEPRRDFIEKHALEVKNLDV, via the coding sequence ATGGATTTGACCAAGAACGAAGGCGTCGACGCGAACGTGATCGAGGGCGAGGCCGGGAACGGCCACGGCGCGGCGGTCGGGGGCGAGGGCTCCTACACCAGCGCCAACATCCGCGTCCTGGAAGGGATCGAGGCGGTCCGCAAACGCCCAGGCATGTACATCGGCGACACCACGACGAGGGGTCTGCACCACCTGGTCTACGAGGTGGTGGACAACTCGATCGACGAGGCGATGGCCGGGTACTGCAAGAACATCGTCGTGACCATCCACGCCGACGGCTCGGCCTCGATCGTCGACGACGGCCGCGGCATCCCCGTCGACGCCCACGGCGACTCCGGCAAGAGCACGCTGGAAATCGTCCTGACCAAGGTCCACGCCGGCGGCAAGTTCGACCACGACACCTACAAGGTCTCCGGCGGCCTCCACGGCGTCGGCGTCACCGTGGTCAACGCCCTGTCGGAATGGCTCGAGGCCGAGGTCCGCCGCGACGGCCAGATCTGGCGCCAGCAGTACGAGCAAGGCGCGGCGATGGGCCCCGTGAAGCCCCACGGCCCCGCCAAGAGCACCGGCACCACCATCCGGTTCCTCCCCGACGCCACCATCTTCACGACCATCGAGTTTTCCTACGACGTTCTGGAGAAGCGGCTCCGCGAGCTGGCCTTCCTCAACAAGGGCGTGCGGATCCACCTGGTCGACGAGCGCGGCGAGGGCGAGCCCCGGCGCGACGAGTTCTTCTCGTCGGAGGGCCTGAGCGAGTTCGTCGTCTACCTCAACCGGGCCCAGACGCCGTTCCACCCCCCCGTCCTCTTCAGCGGCCGGGACGACGTCGCGGCCGTCGAGGTCGACGTGGCGATGCAGTACAACGACTCGATCAGCGAGATGGTCGTCTCGTACTGCAACAACATCAACACGATCGAGGGCGGCACCCACCTGACGGGCTTCCGCACCGCCCTGACGCGGACGCTCAACCAGTACGCCAAGAACGCCGCGCCGGCGAACAAAAAGGACCTCGTCATCACCGGCGAGGACTTCAAGGAAGGGCTCACGGCGATCGTCTCCGTCCGCGTGCCGGACCCCCAGTTCGAGGGCCAGACCAAGACCAAGCTGGGCAACGGCGAGGTTGAGGGGATCGTGGCCCGGGTGGTCAACGACAAGCTGGCCGAGTACCTGGAGAACAACCCGGCGACCGCCAAGAAGATCGTCGCCAAGGCGCAGCTCGCCGCCGAGGCGCGCGAGGCCGCCCGCAAGGCCCGGGAACTGGTCCGCAACCGCAAGGGGGTCCTCTCCGGCGGCGGCCTCCCCGGCAAGCTGATGGACTGCACGACCCACGACCAGGATTCCAGCGAGCTGTTCCTCGTCGAGGGCGATTCCGCCGGCGGCACCGCCGAAGGGGGCCGCGACCGGCTCTACCAGGCCATCCTCCCGCTCCGCGGCAAGATCCTCAACGTGGAGCGAGCCCGGCTCGACCGCGTGCTGGGGAACGAGGAGGTCCGCAACATCATCACGGCCGTCGGCAACGGCATCGGCGAGGAAGAAGACCCGACCAAGCGGCGCTACGGCAAGGTCGTGATGATGAGCGACGCCGACGTCGACGGCTCGCACATCCGCACCCTGCTGATGACGTTCTTCTATCGCCAGATGCCCCGCCTGGTGGCCGAGGGGCACCTGTACGTCGCCCAGCCGCCGCTCTACATGCTGGCCGGCGGCAAGAAGGACCGGCGGTACGTCCAGACTGAAGAGCAGATGACGGGCATCCTGATGTCCGCCGGCCTGGCCGACGCCGTGCTCGTCCCGGCCGACGCCCCCGTGGCCGACGCGACCGACGGTCCGACCTCGATCCCCGGCGCGATCGACGGCGAGCGTCTGAAGCACCTCGTGGAGCTGGGCGGGGCGATCGAGCACGGCCTGCGGGCCTTCGGCCGCCGCAACCGGCCGTTGCGGGAGTTCCTCGGCTACGCCCACCCGGCGACCGATGCCAAGGCCGACCACCGCGCCGGGCTCCTGCCGCTCTTCCTCATCGAGGACGACCACGGTCACGAGACCCCCTACTGGAGCCAGGAAGAGTACGACGCCGCCCACGACTCCGCGACCGAATCCTCCGAGGAGGCCGCGAAGCCCACGCACCGGGTCCACGAGTTCCTGGAAGTCAAGACGCTCAACAAGCACCTCGCCCGGCTCCGCGACGAGTACGGCCTGCGGGCCGAATCGCTGCTGGCCCACGAGGTCACCGGCGACGAGCCGCCGCCCCGGTTCATCCTCCACCGCGACGGCGAGGAGCATTCGCTGCTGGACCTCCGCTCGCTGGCGCCGACGATCCGCAAGCTGGGTGAGAAAGGCATCAAGATCACCCGGTTCAAGGGGCTCGGCGAGATGGACGCCGAGCAGCTCTGGGAGACCACGATGGACCCGTCGCGGCGGACCCTCCTGCAGGTCCGGCTCGACGACGTCGCCGCCGCCAACGACCTGTTCACGACTCTCATGGGAGACGACGTCGAACCGCGCCGGGATTTCATCGAGAAGCACGCGCTGGAGGTCAAGAACCTTGACGTTTGA
- a CDS encoding DEAD/DEAH box helicase, whose translation MGIAQKVGRNFSDAVRARGQSYFSKGRVSLMSAKPNEVVARVRGTTKYRVRARLRGARLLATCSCPYFGPQGEPCKHLWATLLLADSRGFLQSPPNMAVRLVAEPPRRPAGAPQQGQAHPEGAVGQAPVEGGEYRDRDREHDPMADYGRDVIIGAPKRPGPQVPQRPARGRNANKDRNNRGPRDRDRPRNGEHQRPPGPGGPTPEGGPPGAHPPGWTPANAREARAARNKARREANASNGGGGAKAVNRNAKRLLVYVLDVAASQAHNQIVIDLARRQRKPTGEWGPLRPWWYAPKAVHVKYDPEDRLLLALLDEAHHGVPTLTAGVAAVTGANANANGQEPANGPTAAEEPAARNGRQQPGRRNPAAELRGTRRFILRKDHAALVERLARSGRLRLRRTDGEDEPPTMRWDDGQPWRFALDLRTEPGGKRWSWRGALRRNDARMDLAEPLILLPGLLILGVGRAARFDDLGVMTWIVRLRYEKEISFVEPQQDLMLGRILAEARVPATELVDTMPLEEIVAKPRPSITLRTPRQNWGLAADKLLADLEFDYDGAVIPAGRTTPLAVSTELGLVIRRDPKTESAADVKLFELGFREAKDPRLDPNTLELPAKRLEAVSKELVLAGWRVEAEGKLIRPAGEFKLALSTGIDWFDLDGGVDYGGQSVSLPDLLSAARRGETMIELGDGSMGMLPEEWLKKYGLLADLGAAENGALRFNASQAGLLDALLENQPEIQIDEAFTKVRKQLRQFEGVVPLDSPPGFHGELRPYQREGLGWLDYLQRFGFGGILADDMGLGKTIQVLALLQRRRFRRQAKGPTLAVVPRSLVFNWLAEAEKFTPRLKVMDYTGPGRHPLREQFDAYDLIVTTYGTLRTDIAELLNFEFDYVILDEAQAIKNADSQSSKAARLLRGRQRLAISGTPIENHIGELWSILEFLNPGMLGSDTVFKRYAGASSIEGEDRVMLAKALRPFILRRTKSEVVKDLPDKTEQTLYCDMESDQRKTYDELRVHYRDALLKKDSAELNRSKIEVLEALLRLRQAACHPGLINQELTSSPSAKLDMLLPSLAEVVEEGHKVLVFSQFTSFLSIVRERLDNAGLVYEYLDGRTRNRAAKVERFQTDTECPIFLISLKAGGLGLNLTAAEYVYLLDPWWNPAVEAQAIDRSHRIGQTQHVFAYRLICRGTVEEKILDLQQKKRDLADAILNADNRMISSLTREDLEFLLS comes from the coding sequence ATGGGTATAGCCCAAAAAGTCGGGCGGAACTTCAGCGACGCCGTCCGGGCGCGCGGCCAGTCTTATTTCTCGAAGGGCCGCGTCAGCCTGATGTCGGCCAAGCCCAACGAGGTCGTCGCCCGGGTCCGGGGGACGACCAAGTATCGGGTTCGCGCCCGCCTGCGCGGGGCTCGGCTGCTGGCCACCTGCTCTTGCCCGTACTTCGGCCCCCAGGGCGAACCCTGCAAGCACCTCTGGGCGACGCTGCTGCTGGCCGACTCGCGGGGCTTCCTCCAGTCGCCGCCGAACATGGCCGTCCGCCTGGTGGCCGAGCCCCCCCGCCGACCCGCCGGCGCCCCCCAGCAGGGCCAGGCCCACCCTGAGGGAGCCGTCGGCCAGGCGCCCGTCGAGGGGGGCGAGTATCGCGACCGCGACCGAGAGCACGACCCGATGGCCGACTACGGCCGCGACGTGATCATCGGCGCTCCCAAGCGGCCGGGCCCTCAGGTCCCCCAGCGGCCGGCCCGGGGCCGCAACGCCAACAAGGATCGCAACAACCGAGGGCCCCGCGACCGCGACCGCCCCCGCAACGGCGAGCACCAACGGCCCCCCGGCCCCGGCGGACCGACCCCCGAGGGAGGCCCTCCCGGCGCGCACCCGCCCGGATGGACGCCGGCTAACGCCCGAGAGGCCCGCGCCGCGCGGAACAAGGCCCGCCGCGAGGCCAACGCCAGCAACGGCGGCGGCGGCGCCAAGGCGGTCAACCGCAACGCCAAGCGGCTGCTGGTCTACGTGCTGGACGTCGCGGCCAGCCAGGCTCACAACCAGATCGTCATCGACCTCGCCCGCCGCCAGCGCAAGCCGACCGGCGAGTGGGGGCCGCTCCGCCCCTGGTGGTACGCCCCCAAGGCCGTCCACGTGAAGTACGACCCCGAGGACCGCCTGCTGCTGGCCCTGCTCGACGAGGCCCACCACGGCGTCCCCACCCTCACCGCGGGCGTGGCCGCCGTCACCGGCGCCAACGCCAACGCCAACGGCCAGGAGCCGGCGAACGGACCGACCGCCGCCGAGGAGCCGGCCGCCCGCAACGGCCGACAGCAGCCGGGCCGGCGCAACCCGGCCGCCGAGCTGCGCGGCACCCGCCGGTTCATCCTCCGCAAGGACCACGCCGCGCTGGTCGAGCGCCTGGCCCGCTCCGGCCGGCTCCGCCTCCGCCGGACCGACGGCGAGGACGAGCCCCCGACGATGCGCTGGGACGACGGCCAGCCCTGGCGGTTCGCCCTGGACCTCCGCACCGAGCCTGGCGGCAAGCGCTGGTCGTGGCGCGGCGCCCTCCGGCGCAACGACGCCCGGATGGATCTCGCCGAGCCTCTGATCCTGCTCCCCGGCCTCCTCATCCTGGGCGTCGGCCGCGCCGCGAGGTTCGACGACCTGGGGGTCATGACCTGGATCGTCCGGCTTCGCTACGAGAAGGAAATCAGCTTCGTCGAGCCCCAGCAGGACCTGATGCTCGGCCGGATCCTGGCCGAGGCTCGCGTCCCGGCGACCGAGCTGGTCGACACGATGCCGCTGGAGGAGATCGTCGCCAAGCCTCGGCCGAGCATCACGCTTCGGACCCCCCGGCAGAACTGGGGACTGGCCGCCGACAAGCTGCTGGCCGACCTGGAGTTCGACTACGACGGCGCCGTGATCCCCGCCGGCCGGACGACGCCGCTGGCGGTCTCGACCGAGCTGGGCCTGGTCATCCGCCGCGACCCCAAGACCGAGAGCGCCGCGGACGTGAAGCTCTTCGAGCTGGGCTTCCGCGAGGCCAAGGACCCTCGGCTCGACCCCAACACGCTGGAGCTTCCCGCCAAGCGGCTGGAGGCCGTCTCCAAGGAGCTGGTGCTGGCCGGCTGGCGGGTCGAGGCCGAAGGGAAGCTGATCCGCCCCGCCGGCGAGTTCAAGCTGGCCCTCTCCACGGGCATCGACTGGTTCGACCTCGACGGCGGCGTCGACTACGGCGGCCAGAGCGTCAGCCTGCCGGACCTCCTCTCCGCCGCCCGCCGCGGCGAGACGATGATCGAGCTGGGCGACGGCTCCATGGGGATGCTCCCCGAGGAGTGGCTCAAGAAGTACGGCCTGCTGGCGGACCTGGGTGCGGCCGAAAACGGCGCTTTGCGGTTCAACGCTTCTCAGGCCGGCCTGCTGGACGCGCTCCTGGAGAACCAGCCGGAGATCCAGATCGACGAGGCGTTCACCAAGGTTCGCAAGCAGCTCAGGCAGTTCGAGGGGGTCGTCCCGCTCGACTCGCCGCCGGGCTTCCACGGCGAGCTTCGCCCCTACCAGCGCGAGGGCCTGGGCTGGCTGGACTACCTCCAGCGGTTCGGCTTCGGCGGCATCCTGGCCGACGACATGGGTCTGGGTAAGACGATTCAGGTGCTCGCCCTGCTCCAGCGCCGGCGGTTCCGCCGCCAGGCGAAGGGCCCCACGCTGGCCGTCGTGCCCCGGTCGCTGGTCTTCAACTGGCTGGCCGAGGCGGAGAAGTTCACGCCCCGGCTCAAGGTGATGGACTACACCGGCCCCGGCCGCCATCCGCTCCGCGAGCAGTTCGACGCCTACGACCTGATCGTCACCACCTACGGCACGCTCCGCACCGACATCGCCGAGCTGCTGAACTTCGAGTTCGACTACGTGATCCTCGACGAGGCCCAGGCGATCAAGAACGCCGACAGCCAGTCGTCCAAGGCCGCGCGTCTCCTGAGGGGCCGCCAACGCCTGGCGATCAGCGGTACGCCGATCGAGAACCACATCGGCGAGCTTTGGTCGATCCTGGAGTTCCTCAATCCGGGGATGCTCGGCAGCGACACGGTCTTCAAGCGCTACGCCGGCGCCTCCAGTATTGAGGGCGAGGACCGCGTGATGCTGGCCAAGGCCCTGCGGCCGTTCATCCTCCGGCGGACCAAGTCCGAGGTGGTGAAGGACCTGCCGGACAAGACCGAGCAGACCCTCTACTGCGACATGGAGTCGGACCAGCGCAAGACCTACGACGAGCTGCGCGTCCACTATCGCGACGCGCTCTTGAAGAAGGATTCGGCCGAGCTGAACCGCTCCAAGATCGAGGTTCTGGAGGCCCTGCTGCGGCTCCGCCAGGCGGCCTGCCACCCGGGCCTCATCAACCAGGAGCTGACCAGCAGCCCGAGCGCCAAACTCGACATGCTGCTGCCGTCGCTGGCGGAGGTCGTGGAGGAAGGGCACAAGGTGCTCGTCTTCTCGCAGTTCACCTCGTTCCTGTCGATCGTCCGCGAGCGGCTGGACAACGCGGGGCTGGTCTACGAGTACCTCGACGGCCGCACCCGCAACCGCGCGGCGAAGGTCGAGCGGTTCCAGACCGATACCGAGTGCCCGATCTTCCTGATCAGCTTGAAGGCCGGCGGATTGGGCCTCAACCTGACCGCCGCCGAGTACGTCTACCTGCTGGACCCCTGGTGGAACCCGGCCGTCGAGGCCCAGGCCATCGACCGGTCGCACCGAATCGGCCAGACCCAGCACGTCTTCGCCTACCGCCTCATCTGCCGGGGAACCGTCGAGGAGAAGATCCTCGACCTCCAGCAGAAGAAGCGCGACCTGGCCGACGCCATCCTCAACGCCGACAACCGCATGATCTCCAGCCTCACCCGCGAGGACCTGGAGTTCCTGCTCTCCTGA
- a CDS encoding leucine-rich repeat domain-containing protein has product MTSDRPARRSPRATALLCVAALAFASHAFAQEAKKDEKKPEEAKPAAPAPAEDPAKLKEQIAALQKEVAALKLKVAGMELDKLGASLTIDKGKDGAEVATVNIMKKWAGDKEVLAMLKTIPNLQVVYIDNGKVDDAALASLKDLTGLTALTLMSPAVTDAGLEPVKNLKGLTMLFLTNSKVGDKGLEALKELPNLQVLALSRTEVTDAGLETLKGLKTLKSVYLIGSKVTPEAVEKFKGAVPGVAVYK; this is encoded by the coding sequence ATGACTTCGGACCGCCCCGCCCGCCGGTCGCCCCGCGCGACCGCCCTCCTCTGCGTCGCCGCCCTGGCCTTTGCTTCCCACGCCTTCGCCCAGGAGGCCAAGAAGGACGAGAAGAAGCCCGAGGAGGCCAAGCCCGCCGCCCCCGCCCCGGCCGAGGACCCGGCGAAGCTCAAGGAGCAGATCGCCGCGCTTCAGAAGGAAGTCGCCGCGCTAAAGCTGAAGGTGGCCGGCATGGAGCTCGACAAGCTCGGCGCGTCGCTGACGATCGACAAGGGGAAAGACGGCGCTGAGGTCGCGACGGTCAACATCATGAAGAAGTGGGCCGGCGACAAGGAAGTGCTGGCGATGCTCAAGACGATCCCCAACCTGCAGGTCGTCTACATCGACAACGGCAAGGTCGACGACGCCGCGCTGGCTTCACTGAAGGATCTCACCGGCCTGACCGCGCTCACCCTGATGAGCCCCGCCGTCACCGACGCCGGCCTTGAGCCCGTCAAGAACCTCAAGGGCCTGACCATGCTCTTCCTGACCAACAGCAAGGTGGGCGACAAGGGCCTGGAAGCCCTCAAGGAACTCCCCAACCTCCAGGTCCTCGCCCTCAGCCGGACCGAGGTCACCGACGCCGGCCTGGAAACTCTGAAGGGCCTGAAGACCCTCAAGTCCGTCTACCTCATCGGCTCCAAGGTCACCCCCGAAGCCGTCGAGAAGTTCAAGGGCGCCGTCCCGGGCGTCGCCGTCTACAAGTGA
- a CDS encoding DUF721 domain-containing protein — protein sequence MPNPDQRGPRPLSDVLGELFVARGYGRLHAMLALQTAWDAAVGEAHQGRTRLGEVRRNTLTVTVDHPALLEELSAYRKHELLQALRDACPDARIDDLRFRIGRVDD from the coding sequence ATGCCCAACCCCGACCAGCGCGGCCCCCGGCCCCTGTCCGACGTGCTCGGCGAACTCTTCGTCGCGCGCGGCTACGGTCGGCTCCACGCCATGCTGGCGCTGCAAACGGCCTGGGACGCCGCCGTCGGCGAGGCCCACCAGGGCCGGACCCGCCTGGGAGAAGTTCGTCGCAACACCCTGACCGTCACCGTCGACCATCCGGCCCTGCTCGAAGAACTCTCCGCCTACCGCAAGCACGAGCTGCTCCAGGCTCTCCGCGACGCCTGCCCCGACGCGCGGATCGACGACCTGCGGTTCCGGATCGGCCGGGTGGACGACTGA